From one Synechocystis sp. PCC 6803 substr. PCC-P genomic stretch:
- a CDS encoding PstS family phosphate ABC transporter substrate-binding protein, giving the protein MFDLSRLSRGIVPMALLLLGISACTPSQTSQSIAINGSSTVYPITEAIVADFSGGKKGVDIDVEFSGTGGGFKLFCEGKTDIADASRPINKQEMKLCNDNQVRYVELPIAFDAITVVSNPKNDWLKSLTVEELKRIWEPAAEKTLTRWNQVRPEFPDQPINLYSPGEDSGTFDYFTEAIVGQAGASRLDTLKSEDDEILVQGVVQDLYSLGYFGFAYYEGRIADLKAIGVDNGRGPVLPSRETVEKSEYQPLSRPLFIYVNATKAQDNPALREFVDFYLANASATATKVGYIPLPEEAYNLGKISFNKGEVGTVFGGESVMDLTIGELLKKQASFE; this is encoded by the coding sequence AGTCGATTGAGCCGGGGCATTGTCCCTATGGCTTTGCTCTTGTTGGGAATTTCTGCCTGTACACCATCCCAGACCAGTCAATCGATCGCCATTAATGGTTCGAGTACGGTTTACCCCATTACCGAGGCGATTGTTGCAGATTTCTCTGGGGGTAAGAAAGGGGTCGACATTGATGTGGAATTTTCTGGCACTGGCGGCGGTTTTAAGCTATTTTGCGAGGGTAAAACAGACATTGCTGACGCATCCCGCCCCATTAACAAGCAGGAAATGAAATTATGTAATGACAACCAGGTGCGGTATGTGGAATTGCCCATTGCCTTTGATGCCATTACTGTGGTCAGCAATCCCAAAAATGACTGGCTGAAAAGTTTGACTGTCGAAGAGCTAAAGCGCATTTGGGAACCTGCCGCCGAAAAAACCTTGACCCGCTGGAACCAAGTCCGGCCCGAATTTCCCGACCAACCTATTAACCTCTACTCCCCCGGTGAGGATTCTGGCACCTTTGATTACTTCACCGAGGCGATCGTTGGTCAAGCTGGAGCTAGTCGTCTCGATACCCTAAAAAGTGAAGACGATGAAATTTTGGTGCAGGGAGTTGTCCAAGACCTTTATTCCCTAGGCTATTTTGGCTTTGCCTACTACGAAGGTCGTATTGCTGACTTGAAAGCCATTGGGGTCGATAACGGTAGAGGACCAGTGCTGCCTTCCCGAGAAACGGTGGAAAAATCTGAGTATCAACCCCTGTCCCGCCCTTTATTTATCTACGTCAACGCAACCAAAGCCCAAGATAATCCTGCCCTACGGGAATTTGTCGATTTTTATCTGGCCAACGCCTCTGCCACTGCCACCAAGGTTGGTTATATTCCCTTGCCCGAGGAAGCCTATAACCTAGGCAAAATTAGCTTCAACAAAGGGGAAGTGGGCACGGTCTTCGGTGGCGAAAGTGTTATGGATCTGACCATTGGTGAGTTGTTAAAGAAACAAGCCTCCTTTGAATAA